In Kordiimonas sp. SCSIO 12610, the following are encoded in one genomic region:
- a CDS encoding PAS domain-containing sensor histidine kinase, translating to MHEESASSELAIFDALAEGVLVRQNNEIVFCNTQLLNMLRFDGSKNDFLSQPLASWVHEDDLDTLRTYHYSRTMGEDVPVNYTFRVMRADGEKRVFSCRASVGTWLGSKASIACLFDITDQLEAEREREYSQQIFHNVFRLTPEVMVIAEIASEKIIDINPAFLNIFGARRDDVVGKKATDLDIWADPTFYERFVKELKITSSITDMPVIMRTRGNIVRHFKFFAQTITSTKKPAMLIVGRDVTEDIAQAEELQKNRDIAELANRTKSEFLANMSHELRTPLNAILGFAEIIKDEILGPVGIDKYKEYAGDVYNSGTHLLSIINDILDLSKVEAGKLQAHLVWIDPLESMEICLNLVKQRAIESSVNLVENIDKDILLEADEKLVRQICLNLLTNAVKFTPAGGEVSLSLKKLDNGELCISVKDTGVGMTPAEIKVAKRPFGQIQSSISRDKDGVGLGLPLVSSFADKLHAQFTLESEPGVGTTASVIFPEFKVRSKTEQRKKER from the coding sequence ATGCACGAAGAATCCGCGTCAAGCGAGCTCGCAATTTTTGACGCCTTGGCAGAAGGGGTTCTTGTCCGTCAAAATAATGAGATTGTATTTTGTAATACTCAACTCCTAAACATGCTGAGGTTTGATGGCAGCAAAAATGACTTCCTTTCGCAGCCACTTGCTTCATGGGTTCATGAAGATGATCTTGATACGCTTAGAACCTATCATTATTCACGCACAATGGGTGAGGATGTACCTGTAAATTATACATTCCGTGTAATGCGTGCGGACGGCGAAAAACGGGTTTTTAGCTGCCGAGCAAGTGTCGGGACCTGGCTGGGGTCGAAGGCAAGCATTGCATGCTTGTTTGATATCACGGATCAATTAGAGGCAGAGCGTGAGCGTGAATATTCGCAGCAGATTTTTCACAATGTTTTTAGGCTTACCCCTGAGGTTATGGTAATTGCCGAAATTGCCAGTGAAAAAATTATAGATATTAACCCTGCGTTTTTAAATATATTTGGCGCTCGACGGGATGATGTTGTTGGAAAAAAAGCAACAGACCTGGATATTTGGGCAGACCCAACCTTTTATGAAAGATTTGTAAAAGAGCTTAAAATTACTAGCTCCATTACGGATATGCCCGTAATCATGAGAACACGGGGCAATATTGTCAGGCATTTCAAGTTTTTTGCCCAAACAATTACAAGCACCAAAAAACCTGCGATGCTCATTGTTGGCCGCGATGTTACGGAAGATATTGCTCAAGCAGAAGAACTTCAAAAAAACAGGGATATTGCGGAATTAGCGAATAGAACCAAGTCAGAATTTTTGGCCAATATGAGCCATGAACTGCGCACTCCCCTTAATGCTATACTTGGGTTCGCCGAGATTATTAAGGATGAAATTCTAGGGCCTGTTGGCATTGACAAGTACAAAGAATATGCAGGGGATGTCTATAATAGTGGCACTCATCTGCTTTCTATAATTAATGATATTCTTGATCTTTCAAAGGTTGAAGCCGGTAAGTTGCAGGCTCATTTGGTTTGGATTGATCCTTTAGAAAGTATGGAGATTTGCCTAAACCTTGTCAAACAGCGTGCTATTGAGTCCTCGGTGAATTTGGTAGAAAATATTGATAAGGATATTCTGCTTGAGGCTGATGAGAAACTGGTTCGACAGATTTGCTTAAATTTACTAACAAACGCCGTTAAATTTACACCCGCTGGTGGGGAAGTTTCCTTGTCGCTCAAAAAGCTGGATAACGGTGAACTCTGTATTTCTGTGAAGGATACTGGGGTTGGTATGACGCCAGCAGAGATTAAGGTTGCCAAAAGGCCGTTTGGGCAAATTCAATCCAGCATAAGCCGCGACAAGGATGGCGTAGGACTAGGATTGCCTTTAGTATCCTCGTTTGCGGACAAACTTCATGCACAGTTTACTCTCGAGAGCGAACCTGGTGTAGGAACCACGGCGTCAGTTATTTTCCCTGAATTCAAAGTCCGTAGCAAGACTGAACAACGTAAAAAAGAGCGCTAA
- a CDS encoding efflux RND transporter periplasmic adaptor subunit, with amino-acid sequence MKKILKVAAPIMVLAAGLGSCAVLGNTKPEPEKKENTVRPIALKVDEVKSDTVVLSVNTQGEVRAKTEIDIISEVSGRIVSVSSEFAEGSSFEPSTTLIKIDDSNYKLAVTRAEARVADAYVQLEQQLANAKLKQKQWDDSKAWIKDGKPTALALNKPQVAQAQANLRAAEADLAEANLNLSRTNIRMPFNGRVTERSVGVGQFVTTGAKLGRVFGTDVVEIRLPLTDLQLAELNLPVGFEAKNSYAPKVTLKARIGNQQQSWEGKIVRTLASIDQQTRLAYAMAEVEKPYAQADGKSPLPVGLFVSAEIEGIKSQAAFVMPRTALREEDKVYIIDDGKLRIKTVDVLATSKDRLLVSSGVNVGDQVVTSAVRTAIEGMAVEPITTGTNVAAAPADAASR; translated from the coding sequence GTGAAAAAGATTTTGAAAGTTGCAGCACCAATCATGGTGCTAGCCGCAGGATTAGGGTCATGTGCCGTTCTTGGTAACACTAAACCTGAACCAGAAAAAAAAGAAAACACCGTGCGCCCAATCGCCCTAAAGGTCGATGAGGTTAAATCTGATACGGTTGTTCTTTCTGTTAATACGCAAGGCGAAGTTCGCGCAAAAACAGAAATCGATATCATTTCAGAGGTATCCGGACGAATAGTTTCGGTTTCATCTGAATTTGCCGAAGGTAGTAGTTTTGAGCCATCAACTACACTCATTAAAATTGACGATTCGAATTACAAGCTTGCTGTAACCCGTGCTGAAGCGCGTGTTGCCGATGCCTATGTTCAACTAGAGCAACAATTAGCCAATGCAAAGTTGAAACAAAAGCAATGGGACGACTCTAAAGCCTGGATCAAAGACGGCAAACCAACTGCTCTTGCGCTAAACAAACCACAAGTTGCCCAGGCACAAGCAAACTTACGCGCTGCTGAGGCCGACCTGGCAGAAGCGAACTTAAACCTGTCACGAACTAATATTCGTATGCCCTTCAATGGCCGAGTGACAGAGCGTTCTGTAGGTGTAGGTCAATTTGTTACAACTGGCGCAAAATTAGGCCGTGTTTTCGGTACCGACGTTGTTGAGATCAGATTACCACTAACAGACCTTCAGTTGGCTGAATTAAACCTACCTGTCGGATTTGAAGCAAAAAACAGCTACGCACCAAAGGTTACATTAAAAGCACGTATTGGTAATCAACAGCAAAGTTGGGAAGGCAAAATTGTTCGTACTCTTGCGTCAATCGACCAACAGACACGCCTTGCCTATGCTATGGCCGAAGTTGAAAAACCATACGCACAAGCTGATGGTAAATCACCTTTACCTGTAGGACTGTTTGTTTCCGCCGAGATTGAAGGCATAAAATCCCAGGCGGCGTTTGTTATGCCGCGTACGGCTCTACGTGAAGAAGATAAGGTTTATATTATTGATGACGGTAAACTCCGCATTAAAACCGTAGATGTATTAGCGACATCCAAAGATCGACTTCTTGTATCTTCAGGTGTTAACGTAGGTGACCAAGTTGTAACGTCTGCTGTTCGTACAGCTATCGAAGGCATGGCCGTTGAGCCAATTACTACTGGCACTAACGTTGCTGCAGCACCTGCAGACGCTGCTTCACGTTAA
- a CDS encoding efflux RND transporter permease subunit, which produces MNKLIEWWARNTVAANLLMIGLFLLGAISFFKMEREIEPTVRFPGLEIRVAWPGASPEDVEKQIIERIEESVRDLDNIDWVRSFASEGSANVVILALDDVDFVQFQNDVKVRVDSISSFPRDIEPPQVTQFINRNEYIRIAVSGDIGERNLKRLAEELRREVAVLPAISLVELFGVRREEVTIEVSEDALRRYNLTFSQVSDAIRASSLNLSSGALQTEAGQYTVAIRNQADTEAQFSKIIVRQTVDGATIRLSDVANIIDGFEDNEILATLNGQPAVLIQVLTTEYMNIVQASESVKEWITKRQDSLPEGVELTLWTDQAEAFNSRMTTIGESALYGLLLVVVVLLLTLRPKVAFWVTAGIAIAYAGAFFILPYVGVSINMLSTFAFLLVLGIVVDDAIVVGENIHSESQKTGGGITAAVLGAQLVAKPVVFAVLSTIIMFLPWLFLSGSTTEFTRNITWVVVSALTISLIESLLILPAHLSKMKPREKLNAFGRFQKRIADSIINFAQTKYRRIGTWAVNRRYLSMSIFFAVMFFGFGLFGSPFVKTGFFPEIESDQINVNVVMPEGTPYSRSLEVLKQLQDAEKALEQEVNARTGGEGKLIENWYTRSRRDSVLAIVKLAPPEVRDMSAKDASIRLRELMGEVPDAEEVSVDYTQSDGDPGFELSVRHPDLKVLQDAVNALETQMRTYEALYDIRNNLQGDSQEIRMTLKPGTEKLGLTLAQVSQQIRNAYFGLEVSRIPRSGQDVRVMVRYPKEARRSIESLKDFRVRTVDGNEVPLTAIADLEYAPGIKRIARWNGNRAARVSADMKDDVRDDIMKDLEENFFPTWEKQFPGVVRGSIGQAEGERRFFQELLQLNLIAFFVLYMMLAVAFKSYWQPILIMIAMPFAFVGAVFAHFAMDMTVGLFSFFGIAAAIGVVINDNLVLMDYYNRLRLRGMDAYEAVVESGVARFRPIMLTTVTTIIGLIPMMLEQSIQAAFLKPIVLALAAGVFIAFFVTLILVPSMCAAGADASAFFGRLKTRIFNRGNGYEVPSQAE; this is translated from the coding sequence ATGAATAAATTAATCGAATGGTGGGCACGAAATACAGTTGCCGCCAACCTCTTAATGATTGGCCTATTTCTACTAGGTGCTATTTCATTCTTTAAAATGGAGCGTGAAATTGAGCCGACGGTTCGCTTTCCAGGTCTGGAAATTCGTGTCGCTTGGCCAGGTGCTTCACCAGAAGATGTTGAAAAACAGATAATTGAGCGAATTGAAGAGTCTGTTCGTGACCTGGATAATATCGATTGGGTGCGTTCCTTCGCGAGTGAAGGATCAGCGAACGTTGTTATTCTGGCGCTTGATGACGTTGATTTTGTTCAATTTCAAAATGACGTAAAAGTGCGCGTTGATTCCATATCTTCGTTTCCTCGCGACATTGAACCGCCTCAGGTTACCCAATTTATTAACCGCAATGAATATATCCGCATTGCTGTAAGTGGTGATATTGGCGAACGTAACCTCAAGCGTTTAGCTGAAGAATTGCGCAGAGAGGTTGCCGTTTTACCAGCGATCTCGCTTGTTGAGCTCTTTGGCGTAAGACGTGAGGAAGTAACGATCGAAGTTAGCGAAGATGCCCTTCGTCGATATAATCTGACGTTCTCGCAGGTTTCTGATGCGATTAGAGCAAGCTCTTTGAACCTTTCATCAGGGGCTCTTCAAACAGAAGCTGGTCAATACACCGTTGCCATTCGCAATCAAGCAGATACAGAAGCGCAATTCAGTAAAATCATAGTTAGACAAACTGTTGACGGTGCTACAATCAGGCTTTCTGATGTTGCTAACATCATTGATGGTTTTGAAGACAATGAAATATTAGCGACTTTAAATGGCCAACCTGCGGTTCTTATTCAGGTTCTAACTACTGAATATATGAATATCGTACAGGCTTCTGAGTCCGTAAAAGAATGGATAACTAAACGTCAGGACAGCTTACCGGAAGGTGTGGAATTAACACTTTGGACCGATCAGGCTGAAGCCTTTAATAGCCGCATGACCACAATAGGCGAATCTGCGCTTTATGGTCTTCTATTGGTTGTTGTTGTTCTATTGTTAACATTAAGACCAAAAGTTGCCTTTTGGGTAACTGCGGGTATCGCAATAGCCTATGCTGGTGCGTTCTTTATCCTGCCATATGTTGGTGTTTCAATTAACATGCTATCGACATTTGCCTTCCTTCTTGTACTAGGGATTGTAGTGGACGATGCAATCGTTGTTGGTGAAAATATTCACAGCGAATCCCAAAAAACAGGGGGGGGTATTACTGCCGCCGTATTAGGGGCTCAATTGGTTGCGAAACCAGTGGTATTTGCTGTATTATCAACGATCATTATGTTCTTACCATGGTTGTTCCTATCGGGTTCGACAACAGAATTTACAAGAAATATTACATGGGTTGTCGTATCAGCGCTGACCATATCTTTGATCGAGTCTTTATTGATTTTGCCTGCTCACTTGTCGAAAATGAAGCCACGTGAGAAACTTAATGCGTTTGGACGTTTCCAGAAACGTATTGCCGACAGCATCATCAATTTCGCGCAAACCAAATACCGTAGAATTGGAACGTGGGCTGTTAATCGCAGATATCTTAGCATGTCTATCTTTTTCGCAGTCATGTTCTTTGGTTTTGGTCTGTTCGGTTCTCCGTTTGTCAAAACTGGCTTTTTCCCGGAAATCGAAAGTGACCAGATTAACGTAAATGTTGTGATGCCTGAAGGCACGCCATATTCACGGTCACTGGAAGTTTTAAAACAGCTGCAGGATGCTGAGAAAGCACTCGAGCAAGAAGTTAATGCTCGGACAGGCGGTGAAGGAAAACTGATTGAAAACTGGTACACACGCTCTCGCAGAGATAGCGTACTGGCTATTGTAAAACTTGCGCCACCTGAAGTCCGTGATATGTCTGCAAAAGACGCTTCTATTCGGTTACGTGAACTGATGGGTGAAGTTCCTGATGCAGAGGAAGTATCAGTTGACTACACTCAAAGTGATGGTGACCCTGGTTTTGAACTATCAGTTAGGCACCCTGACCTCAAAGTCCTTCAGGATGCAGTGAACGCACTCGAAACCCAAATGCGGACATATGAAGCGCTTTATGACATTCGCAATAACTTGCAAGGCGATAGTCAGGAAATTCGTATGACGTTAAAGCCGGGTACCGAAAAGCTTGGTTTAACGCTTGCACAAGTTTCACAGCAAATCCGAAATGCATATTTTGGACTGGAAGTATCACGAATTCCTCGTAGCGGTCAGGATGTTCGTGTGATGGTTCGCTACCCTAAAGAAGCACGCAGGTCTATTGAAAGCCTCAAAGACTTTAGAGTGCGGACTGTGGACGGCAATGAAGTTCCATTAACAGCGATTGCAGACCTTGAATATGCCCCAGGCATCAAACGTATTGCGCGCTGGAACGGTAACAGAGCTGCCCGAGTGAGCGCTGACATGAAGGATGATGTACGTGATGATATCATGAAGGACCTTGAGGAAAACTTCTTCCCCACCTGGGAAAAACAATTCCCTGGTGTCGTTCGTGGTAGCATCGGTCAAGCAGAAGGCGAACGTAGGTTCTTCCAAGAGCTTCTTCAGCTTAATCTCATCGCATTCTTTGTGCTCTATATGATGCTCGCTGTTGCGTTCAAGAGCTATTGGCAGCCGATACTGATTATGATTGCGATGCCATTCGCATTCGTTGGTGCCGTATTTGCCCACTTTGCGATGGATATGACGGTTGGCCTCTTTAGCTTCTTCGGTATAGCAGCCGCAATCGGGGTTGTGATTAATGATAATCTCGTTCTCATGGATTATTATAATCGCCTTCGCTTGAGAGGTATGGATGCCTATGAAGCGGTGGTAGAATCAGGCGTTGCACGCTTTAGGCCGATTATGCTTACAACTGTTACAACGATTATCGGATTGATACCAATGATGCTGGAACAGTCTATTCAAGCAGCTTTCTTGAAGCCAATCGTGCTTGCGTTAGCGGCAGGTGTATTCATTGCCTTCTTTGTTACACTTATACTCGTTCCAAGTATGTGTGCAGCAGGTGCTGATGCATCAGCTTTCTTTGGTAGACTGAAGACCCGCATATTTAACCGCGGAAACGGTTATGAGGTCCCAAGCCAAGCTGAGTAA